In a genomic window of Leifsonia xyli subsp. cynodontis DSM 46306:
- a CDS encoding RES family NAD+ phosphorylase: MPAELALLTAPSPLWRVERIDPALRFSQLNPVDVMNERAGNWFDIPGAGVLYGATTPEGGFAETLAGFRPKASMIGAFSQIETDRVGPGEVPASWLTTRRLREFEVTGSLPFVDLEATATHTYLTREAASVLRHQELENLDVADVRGPSRLLTRGIASWLYSRTDEHGQPLCAGIRYVSRLGDFECWAIFDGTPVELRATHDLQITDRALRAVLDLFGMAIC; the protein is encoded by the coding sequence ATGCCGGCTGAGCTCGCCCTCTTGACCGCGCCGTCTCCACTCTGGCGAGTCGAACGGATCGACCCGGCCCTCCGCTTCTCTCAGCTCAACCCGGTCGACGTCATGAACGAGCGTGCCGGGAACTGGTTCGACATCCCCGGCGCCGGCGTCCTCTACGGGGCGACCACCCCGGAGGGTGGCTTCGCTGAGACGCTCGCTGGCTTCCGGCCGAAGGCCTCGATGATCGGCGCGTTCTCGCAGATCGAGACCGACCGAGTGGGGCCTGGCGAGGTGCCCGCTTCCTGGTTGACCACCCGCCGACTGCGGGAGTTCGAGGTCACCGGGTCGCTCCCGTTCGTGGATCTCGAGGCGACCGCCACGCACACCTACCTCACCCGCGAGGCCGCGTCGGTGCTGCGTCATCAGGAGCTCGAGAACCTCGACGTCGCTGACGTCCGCGGGCCCAGTCGTCTCCTGACGCGCGGGATCGCCAGCTGGCTCTACTCGCGCACCGACGAGCACGGTCAACCGCTCTGCGCAGGTATCCGCTATGTGTCACGGCTCGGAGACTTCGAGTGCTGGGCGATCTTCGACGGCACGCCCGTCGAACTCCGCGCGACCCACGATCTCCAGATCAC